The Babylonia areolata isolate BAREFJ2019XMU chromosome 22, ASM4173473v1, whole genome shotgun sequence genome contains a region encoding:
- the LOC143297449 gene encoding uncharacterized protein LOC143297449, whose amino-acid sequence MAIPTDYCNKKRMAASCAVLVLITLVTIAFQSHFSYTAQLEQQILSHKAKANSSCGKQEMKVLSACEKCPREELRNEEPFCMETGYKQQVECADGRHMYNWCDITPAVEERQFWLFELAALLITCASYTVVYVRQRKNDQLLMEKINRQIGLSA is encoded by the exons ATGGCCATACCCACCGACTATTGCAACAAGAAGCGTATGGCAGCTTCTTGTGCTGTACTAGTTTT GATCACCTTGGTGACCATTGCCTTTCAGAGTCACTTTTCCTACACAGCACAGCTGGAACAACAGATTCTGTCTCACAAAG CCAAGGCAAACAGTTCATGTGGAAAACAGGAAATGAAAGTGCTGTCAGCCTGCGAAAAGTGTCCACGAGAAGAACTG AGAAATGAAGAGCCGTTCTGCATGGAGACGGGCTACAAACAGCAGGTGGAATGTGCAGATGGTCGCCACATGTACAACTG GTGTGACATCACGCCAGCTGTAGAAGAGCGACAGTTCTGGCTGTTTGAGCTGGCAGCCCTTCTCATCACGTGTGCATCTTACACTGTAGTGTACGTGCGTCAACGTAAGAACGATCAGCTCCTGATGGAGAAAATCAACAGACAGATTGGACTTTCAGCGTGA